Proteins from a genomic interval of Clostridium scatologenes:
- a CDS encoding phosphate ABC transporter ATP-binding protein, with protein MDNILKIHDLNVWLDDKLILKNIDLSIKKCKITAIIGPSGCGKSTLLKSINRIIDEEKNSKVEGIIEFKHQDIKEMDKNILRKNIGCVFQAPTPFPFSIYKNMIYALKYHDTYSNDGIKSIVEEKLKMVGLYEEVKNHLNMSALKLSGGQQQRLCIARTLTMEPEIILMDEPCSALDLNNTMKIEETLKKLSGDYSIVIVTHNLAQARRISDYTAFMMDGNIEEYGETEEIFKNPLKESTQKYIGGLIG; from the coding sequence ATGGATAACATATTAAAAATCCATGATTTAAATGTGTGGCTGGATGATAAATTAATACTTAAAAATATAGATCTTTCTATAAAAAAGTGTAAGATAACAGCAATAATAGGTCCTTCAGGATGTGGAAAGTCTACATTATTAAAATCTATAAATAGGATAATAGATGAAGAAAAGAATTCTAAGGTGGAAGGAATTATTGAATTTAAGCATCAAGATATTAAAGAAATGGACAAGAATATTTTAAGAAAAAATATAGGATGTGTTTTTCAGGCGCCAACACCATTTCCTTTTTCTATATATAAAAACATGATATATGCATTGAAATACCATGATACATATAGCAATGATGGTATTAAGAGTATTGTTGAAGAAAAGTTAAAAATGGTTGGACTTTATGAGGAAGTAAAGAATCATTTAAATATGTCAGCACTTAAACTATCAGGGGGGCAGCAGCAGAGACTGTGTATAGCAAGAACTCTTACTATGGAGCCAGAGATCATTTTAATGGATGAACCTTGTTCGGCATTGGATTTAAATAATACTATGAAAATAGAGGAAACACTTAAAAAATTAAGTGGTGATTATAGCATTGTAATAGTAACTCATAATTTAGCTCAAGCCAGAAGAATATCAGATTATACAGCTTTTATGATGGATGGAAATATAGAAGAATATGGTGAAACAGAAGAAATTTTTAAAAATCCTTTAAAAGAAAGTACACAAAAATATATTGGAGGATT
- the pstA gene encoding phosphate ABC transporter permease PstA, with product MNSFFKNIILGLWYFISSFIVVSIIIFIFSYIFIKGYTSVNIGFIFDGPKGTPLGMEGGILPAILGSLCLMFLACVNSAILGIGTAVYLCLYCDNKRIENFIHLIVSSIAGVPSIVLGLFGYSFLVYFCNFGVSLISGGITLGIMIFPYIEVLTEKSIREVDKNLILSSYALGIDKSYTFIHIILQQCKGEIISGIIMSGGFAIGAAAPVMLTSAVVSAPNPDSLFSPIMALPYHLYILISQGISLEKAYGTALVLVIMLVLLNLLAVFLGKRKRG from the coding sequence ATGAATAGTTTTTTTAAAAATATAATACTTGGATTATGGTATTTTATAAGTAGTTTTATTGTAGTTTCCATAATTATATTTATATTTTCTTACATATTTATTAAGGGATATACTTCTGTAAATATTGGATTTATATTTGATGGTCCAAAAGGTACTCCACTAGGTATGGAGGGAGGAATATTACCAGCTATACTTGGTAGTCTTTGTTTAATGTTTTTAGCTTGTGTAAATTCTGCGATTTTAGGAATAGGTACCGCTGTATACTTGTGTCTATATTGTGATAATAAAAGAATTGAGAATTTTATACATTTGATAGTGAGTTCTATTGCAGGAGTGCCTTCAATTGTTTTAGGGCTCTTTGGATATTCTTTTTTAGTTTACTTTTGTAATTTTGGAGTAAGTCTTATATCAGGAGGAATTACTCTTGGAATAATGATTTTTCCATATATAGAAGTGTTAACTGAAAAGTCTATTAGAGAAGTTGACAAAAATTTAATACTTTCGTCTTATGCACTTGGAATAGATAAATCATATACTTTTATTCACATAATATTGCAGCAGTGCAAGGGAGAAATTATATCAGGAATTATAATGTCGGGAGGATTTGCCATAGGGGCGGCAGCACCAGTTATGCTTACTTCAGCTGTGGTATCTGCACCTAATCCAGACTCCCTTTTTTCTCCGATAATGGCACTACCTTATCATTTGTATATATTAATAAGCCAAGGAATTTCACTGGAAAAAGCTTATGGAACTGCTCTTGTACTTGTTATAATGCTTGTATTATTAAACCTTTTAGCAGTTTTTTTAGGTAAAAGAAAGAGAGGATAG
- the pstC gene encoding phosphate ABC transporter permease subunit PstC, whose amino-acid sequence MKNRRNRMEKTFCVLVKFIAFAAVSILSLILIFILKESIGVFSKVSFISFIFGTEWQPLNSNKAGIMPFLLSTLYVSFIAVLIAMPIGIGFSIFMSILVNQRLKYVLKAFVNMLAGIPSVVYGFIGLSVIVKFFEKYLFFSTGESILCAAILLSIMILPYIVSSCDETMSKAYEKYEVYSKALGVSKWYMISNLILPGCKKSILCSTILATARAMGETMAVMMVIGNSPIMPTLFGKGETIPALIALEMGSAQIGSFHYHGLFASGFVLMMLILLINIIFYTINRKIQI is encoded by the coding sequence ATGAAAAATAGAAGAAATAGAATGGAGAAAACCTTTTGTGTTTTAGTAAAATTTATAGCTTTTGCGGCTGTGAGTATTTTAAGCTTAATACTAATATTTATACTAAAAGAAAGTATAGGAGTCTTTAGCAAAGTATCTTTTATAAGTTTTATTTTTGGAACTGAATGGCAGCCATTAAATTCTAATAAGGCTGGAATAATGCCATTTCTTTTATCAACTTTATATGTATCCTTTATAGCAGTTTTAATTGCTATGCCTATAGGTATAGGTTTCTCTATATTTATGTCCATTTTAGTAAATCAAAGATTAAAATATGTGTTAAAAGCTTTTGTAAATATGTTGGCAGGTATACCTTCTGTAGTTTATGGATTTATAGGACTTTCAGTTATAGTAAAATTTTTCGAAAAATATCTTTTCTTTTCTACAGGGGAATCTATACTTTGTGCAGCTATACTTTTAAGCATTATGATATTGCCTTATATAGTTTCAAGTTGTGATGAAACTATGAGTAAAGCTTATGAAAAATATGAAGTTTATTCAAAGGCACTTGGAGTATCAAAGTGGTATATGATAAGCAATTTAATACTGCCCGGTTGTAAAAAAAGTATATTATGTTCAACTATACTTGCTACAGCAAGGGCAATGGGGGAAACTATGGCGGTTATGATGGTTATAGGAAATAGCCCTATAATGCCAACCTTATTTGGAAAAGGAGAAACAATACCTGCACTAATAGCTTTGGAAATGGGCTCAGCTCAAATAGGTAGTTTTCATTATCATGGACTTTTTGCTTCTGGGTTTGTACTTATGATGCTAATTCTATTGATAAATATAATTTTTTATACTATAAATAGAAAAATTCAAATTTAA
- a CDS encoding phosphate ABC transporter substrate-binding protein, whose amino-acid sequence MKKSSSVLLSLFLAVGMTFVGCGSKQTSQNSGDSKETKIMFNGSSTMAPTISKIANNFTEKNKTWNKVDSSLPDKPIQITVSSGGSGTGVKAAVEKTSNFGLVSREVSKDEKAKMNKYKEFKIGMDALTISVNSQNPILQKKKGLTKEEIQKIFSGEAKLWSDIDSSLPGNKIVIVVRDAGGGAGEVFDKSIMNGKKISKEAIQAPSMGALGQKIVENKDAIGYASVGIVDQNKGKIVPMDVDGVTPTSENILSGKYKIARPLLIVKDGDLNPEENAFIKYVTSEEGLKVVKELGFVPVSNSKQ is encoded by the coding sequence ATGAAAAAAAGTTCAAGTGTACTGTTAAGCTTATTTTTAGCTGTAGGTATGACATTTGTAGGATGCGGAAGCAAGCAAACTTCACAGAATAGCGGAGACTCCAAAGAAACAAAAATAATGTTTAATGGATCTTCAACAATGGCACCAACTATATCTAAAATAGCAAATAACTTTACAGAGAAAAATAAGACTTGGAACAAAGTTGATAGTAGTTTACCAGATAAGCCTATCCAAATAACAGTATCTTCTGGAGGTTCAGGAACCGGAGTTAAAGCTGCAGTTGAAAAGACAAGTAATTTTGGATTGGTATCTAGAGAAGTGTCTAAAGATGAAAAGGCTAAAATGAATAAATATAAGGAATTTAAAATAGGTATGGATGCACTTACTATATCTGTTAATTCACAAAATCCTATTTTGCAGAAGAAGAAAGGTTTAACTAAAGAAGAAATACAAAAAATATTTTCAGGAGAAGCGAAGCTTTGGAGCGATATAGATTCATCATTACCTGGCAATAAAATAGTAATTGTAGTAAGAGATGCCGGTGGTGGTGCAGGTGAAGTATTTGATAAAAGTATAATGAATGGTAAAAAAATAAGTAAAGAAGCTATACAAGCACCTTCTATGGGAGCATTAGGTCAAAAAATTGTGGAAAATAAAGATGCTATTGGATATGCATCAGTAGGTATAGTAGATCAAAATAAAGGGAAAATAGTTCCTATGGATGTTGATGGAGTGACTCCAACATCTGAAAATATACTATCAGGAAAATATAAAATAGCAAGACCTCTTCTAATAGTGAAGGATGGAGATTTAAATCCAGAAGAAAACGCTTTCATAAAATATGTAACTTCGGAGGAAGGATTAAAAGTAGTTAAGGAATTAGGATTTGTACCTGTAAGTAATTCTAAACAATAA
- a CDS encoding zinc-ribbon domain-containing protein, producing MADKTLVCKDCGKEFVFTEGEQAFYKEKGFENEPVRCPECRKARKQQRGYQR from the coding sequence ATGGCAGATAAGACTTTAGTATGTAAAGATTGCGGAAAAGAGTTTGTTTTCACAGAAGGAGAACAGGCTTTCTATAAGGAAAAAGGTTTCGAAAATGAACCAGTAAGATGCCCAGAATGCAGAAAAGCTAGAAAACAACAAAGAGGATATCAAAGATAA
- a CDS encoding ABC transporter ATP-binding protein, with the protein MSDRKIENKRQGGFGGGHMGGMGNGEKAKNFKSTMNKLLQYLKPYRLSIIIVIIFAIGSAAFSIIGPKILGKATTKLFEGLVNKVMGVKGAAIDFSYIGYIAILLLALYVVSAVFSIIQGYIVSGVAQKVSYNFRKEIDEKINRMPLKYFDKRTHGEVLSRITNDVDTVSQSLNQSMSQIITSVVTIIGVLIMMLSISWQMTLVALLILPVSMVLITGVIKKSQKYFKSQQEYLGHVNGQVEEIYSGHNIVKAFNREEEAVKNFEEVNDVLYSSAWKSQFLSGMMMPIMTFIGNIGYVAVSILGGWLAIKKTIEVGDILSFVQYVRSFTQPISQVAQIANVLQSTAAAAERVFEFLEEEEEVKESENPVKLQEVKGEVTFKDVQFGYNPDKMIINNFGAHIKPGQKVAIVGPTGAGKTTIVKLLMRFYDLNSGSILIDGHDIKDFTREDLRSMFGMVLQDTWLFNGEIMENIRYGKLDALDKDVVEAAKSAHVHHFVKTLPKGYNMELNEEASNVSQGQKQLLTIARALLKDPKILILDEATSSIDTRTEVLIQKAMENLMKGRTSFIIAHRLSTIRDADLILVMNDGDIVEQGSHQELLEANGFYASLYNSQFENAYAS; encoded by the coding sequence ATGAGTGATAGAAAAATAGAAAATAAGAGACAAGGTGGCTTTGGCGGTGGTCATATGGGAGGTATGGGAAATGGTGAAAAGGCGAAGAATTTTAAATCCACCATGAATAAATTACTGCAATATTTAAAACCATATAGGTTATCGATAATTATTGTAATTATTTTTGCAATAGGTAGTGCAGCTTTTTCTATAATAGGTCCCAAAATTTTAGGTAAGGCAACAACCAAGCTTTTTGAAGGATTGGTAAATAAGGTAATGGGAGTAAAAGGTGCAGCCATTGACTTTAGCTATATAGGGTATATTGCAATTTTGCTTCTTGCATTATATGTTGTTAGTGCTGTGTTCTCAATTATACAAGGATATATAGTTTCAGGAGTGGCACAAAAGGTATCTTATAATTTCAGAAAGGAAATTGATGAAAAGATTAATCGTATGCCGCTTAAGTACTTTGATAAGAGGACACATGGAGAAGTGCTGTCCAGGATTACTAATGATGTAGATACTGTGAGTCAATCATTAAATCAAAGTATGTCACAAATAATAACATCAGTTGTTACAATAATAGGTGTATTAATTATGATGTTATCAATAAGTTGGCAAATGACATTAGTTGCGCTTTTAATACTGCCAGTATCAATGGTTCTAATAACAGGGGTAATAAAAAAATCACAAAAGTATTTTAAATCTCAACAGGAATATTTAGGCCATGTTAATGGACAAGTAGAAGAAATTTATAGTGGTCACAATATAGTAAAGGCCTTTAATAGAGAAGAGGAAGCGGTTAAAAATTTTGAAGAAGTTAATGATGTACTTTATAGTTCAGCATGGAAATCTCAATTTTTATCTGGGATGATGATGCCAATTATGACTTTCATTGGTAATATAGGTTATGTAGCTGTATCTATTTTAGGTGGATGGCTTGCAATAAAGAAAACTATTGAAGTTGGAGATATTTTATCCTTTGTTCAGTATGTTAGAAGTTTTACACAGCCAATATCTCAAGTAGCTCAAATAGCTAATGTACTTCAATCCACAGCAGCTGCTGCAGAAAGGGTTTTTGAATTTTTAGAAGAGGAAGAAGAAGTAAAAGAATCAGAAAATCCAGTTAAGCTTCAAGAGGTTAAAGGGGAAGTTACTTTTAAGGATGTTCAATTTGGATATAATCCTGATAAAATGATAATAAATAATTTTGGAGCTCATATTAAACCTGGTCAAAAGGTAGCTATAGTAGGACCAACTGGAGCGGGAAAGACCACAATAGTTAAACTTTTAATGCGTTTTTATGATTTAAATAGTGGATCTATATTAATCGATGGACATGATATAAAAGATTTTACTAGAGAAGATTTGCGTAGTATGTTTGGTATGGTACTTCAAGATACTTGGCTATTTAATGGTGAAATAATGGAGAATATACGTTATGGTAAACTTGATGCTTTGGATAAAGACGTTGTTGAAGCAGCTAAGTCAGCTCATGTTCACCATTTTGTAAAAACCTTGCCAAAGGGATATAACATGGAATTAAATGAAGAAGCAAGCAATGTATCTCAAGGGCAAAAGCAGCTATTAACCATTGCTCGTGCACTTTTAAAAGATCCTAAAATATTAATACTTGATGAAGCTACAAGTTCTATTGATACTCGTACAGAGGTGCTTATTCAAAAGGCTATGGAAAACTTAATGAAAGGAAGAACAAGTTTTATTATTGCTCATAGATTATCAACAATACGTGATGCAGATTTGATACTTGTAATGAATGATGGAGATATTGTAGAACAAGGTAGTCATCAAGAATTATTAGAGGCAAATGGTTTTTATGCTTCACTTTACAATAGTCAATTTGAAAATGCTTATGCCTCATAA
- a CDS encoding ABC transporter ATP-binding protein, producing the protein MLKIIKHLKPFITSIIAVVCLLFVQAVCDLSLPDYMSNIVNVGIQQGGVENAVPSVIRKNELDKLKLFMNENEKKEIDENYVLLNKENLSQSELDKYLKDYPKLDKESLYKLNTKNKNTISELNNIFGKPMLITQGIEKGGISALNSSMSGSKESKPQTKLPANTDPFVIISKLPQGQISAIKEKSDEKFKDMPGSMITQSAVSFIHNEYKVIGINTDKLQSNYIFVAGAKMLLLALVSMIATVIVSLLAARVAAGLGKDLRKKVFKKVTSFTNTEFDKFSTASLITRSTNDIQQVQTLMVMLLRIVFYAPILGIGGVIKVLNTDLSMGWIIAVAVMAILTLVIVLFSIALPKFKSVQKLVDKINLITRESLTGMLVIRAFNNEKYEESKFEKANKDLTKTNLFISRLMTLMMPLMMFIMNGVSLLIIWIGSHQVDMGNIQVGDMMAFMQYTMQIIMAFLMISMVSIMLPRASVSAQRIAEVLDTEVAITDLEETKKFSLDMKGYVEFKNVSFRYPGAEEDVLSNISFTARPGETTAFIGSTGSGKSTLINLIPRFYDAIGGEILIDGTNIKEVSQKKLREKIGYVPQKGILFSGTIESNIKYGKENVTKEEIIRASEIAQAMEFINTKPETFNTEISQGGANVSGGQKQRLSIARALAKKPEIFIFDDSFSALDFKTDAALRKALKSEISESTIIMVAQRISTIMNADKIIVLDEGEIVGTGTHKELMENCEVYKQIALSQLSKEELSA; encoded by the coding sequence ATGTTAAAAATAATAAAGCATTTAAAACCTTTTATAACATCCATAATTGCAGTGGTATGTCTTTTATTTGTGCAAGCAGTATGCGATTTATCACTGCCAGACTATATGTCCAATATTGTTAATGTAGGAATTCAACAAGGGGGAGTGGAAAATGCAGTCCCAAGTGTAATACGTAAAAATGAACTTGATAAGCTTAAATTATTTATGAATGAAAATGAGAAAAAAGAAATAGATGAAAATTATGTTCTTCTAAATAAGGAGAATCTTTCTCAAAGTGAATTAGATAAGTATTTAAAGGATTATCCAAAGCTTGATAAAGAGTCACTTTATAAGTTAAATACAAAAAATAAAAATACAATTAGTGAACTTAATAATATTTTTGGGAAACCCATGTTAATTACGCAGGGAATTGAAAAAGGTGGAATATCTGCTTTGAATTCTAGTATGTCAGGAAGTAAAGAAAGCAAACCACAAACAAAGCTTCCAGCAAATACAGATCCTTTTGTAATAATTTCTAAGTTGCCACAAGGTCAAATAAGTGCAATAAAGGAAAAGTCAGATGAAAAATTTAAGGATATGCCAGGCAGTATGATAACCCAATCAGCAGTCAGTTTTATTCATAATGAATATAAAGTTATAGGAATAAATACAGACAAGCTTCAATCTAATTACATTTTTGTGGCTGGGGCGAAAATGCTTCTTCTAGCTTTAGTTAGTATGATTGCTACAGTAATAGTTAGTTTATTAGCAGCAAGAGTAGCAGCAGGATTAGGAAAAGATCTTAGAAAAAAAGTATTTAAAAAAGTTACAAGTTTTACCAATACGGAATTTGATAAATTTTCAACAGCTTCTTTAATCACAAGAAGTACAAACGATATTCAGCAAGTGCAAACACTTATGGTTATGCTGCTCAGAATAGTATTTTATGCACCAATATTAGGTATAGGTGGAGTTATTAAGGTACTTAATACAGATCTTTCTATGGGGTGGATTATAGCAGTTGCAGTTATGGCAATTTTAACTTTAGTTATTGTCTTATTTAGTATAGCTTTGCCTAAGTTTAAGAGTGTACAAAAGTTAGTAGATAAGATTAATTTAATAACTCGTGAATCTTTAACAGGCATGTTAGTAATTCGTGCTTTTAATAATGAAAAATATGAAGAAAGTAAATTTGAAAAAGCAAATAAGGATTTAACAAAAACGAATTTATTTATAAGCCGTTTGATGACATTAATGATGCCATTAATGATGTTCATAATGAATGGAGTTTCTTTACTTATAATTTGGATTGGGTCTCATCAAGTTGATATGGGAAATATACAGGTTGGTGATATGATGGCATTCATGCAGTATACAATGCAAATAATTATGGCATTTTTGATGATTTCTATGGTATCAATTATGCTTCCAAGAGCTTCTGTATCAGCTCAGCGTATAGCAGAAGTTTTAGATACTGAAGTTGCCATTACTGATTTGGAAGAAACTAAAAAGTTTTCTTTAGACATGAAGGGCTATGTTGAATTTAAGAATGTTAGCTTTAGATATCCAGGAGCAGAAGAAGATGTACTTTCAAATATTAGTTTTACAGCAAGACCAGGGGAAACTACAGCCTTTATTGGAAGTACAGGAAGTGGAAAATCAACATTAATAAATTTAATTCCACGTTTTTATGATGCAATAGGTGGAGAAATATTGATAGATGGTACTAATATTAAAGAAGTATCTCAAAAGAAGTTAAGAGAAAAAATTGGTTATGTACCGCAAAAGGGAATTTTATTTTCAGGTACTATAGAAAGTAATATTAAATATGGTAAGGAAAATGTAACTAAAGAGGAAATAATAAGAGCATCAGAAATAGCTCAAGCTATGGAATTTATTAATACTAAACCTGAAACCTTTAATACAGAAATATCACAAGGTGGTGCTAATGTTTCAGGAGGACAAAAGCAAAGACTTTCAATTGCTCGTGCTCTTGCTAAGAAACCTGAAATATTCATTTTTGATGATAGTTTTTCAGCTCTTGATTTTAAGACTGATGCAGCATTACGTAAGGCCCTTAAAAGTGAAATTTCAGAAAGTACTATTATAATGGTTGCACAGAGAATAAGTACAATAATGAATGCAGATAAAATCATTGTACTTGATGAGGGGGAAATAGTAGGAACTGGTACTCACAAGGAGCTTATGGAAAATTGTGAGGTTTATAAGCAAATTGCTTTATCTCAACTTTCAAAGGAGGAACTTTCAGCATGA
- a CDS encoding MarR family transcriptional regulator, whose translation MDNNQLNNISGNLYNLMLYLHSKIFHPNDISKLLPIPHSHFRVIIYLARTGTSSISEIAKKLTISKPNMTPIIDKLIDEGMISRYNDENDRRILRIELTDKAYDFIKEQEEIMKNNLAKRISSLTDEDLKSLGEHVVGITKIISKLE comes from the coding sequence ATGGATAATAATCAACTAAACAATATATCCGGGAACTTATATAATCTAATGTTATATTTACATAGTAAAATTTTTCATCCAAACGATATTTCAAAGCTTCTTCCTATACCCCATTCTCATTTTAGGGTTATAATTTATCTTGCACGTACAGGAACATCTTCCATTTCTGAAATAGCAAAAAAACTTACAATATCAAAGCCCAATATGACTCCAATCATCGATAAGTTAATTGATGAAGGAATGATTAGTAGATACAATGATGAAAATGATAGACGAATCCTTAGAATTGAATTAACAGATAAAGCTTACGATTTTATAAAAGAACAAGAAGAAATAATGAAAAATAATTTAGCCAAAAGAATATCTTCTCTTACTGATGAGGATTTAAAATCTCTTGGGGAGCATGTAGTAGGTATTACAAAAATAATTTCAAAACTAGAATAA
- a CDS encoding Coenzyme F420 hydrogenase/dehydrogenase, beta subunit C-terminal domain has protein sequence MINNDNINSKLPAIKVIGIEKCTSCFGCANACKFDAIEIKISEEGFFKPEIIEDKCVNCGLCSKNCPVISFESNNFTKEEIKTYAAFSTNDTIRLASSSGGIFTEIAESFIEESGIVSGAAWGENLTVKHICVDNKNDLSKLRSSKYIQSNLDTIYSTIVDLVENQGKKVLFTGTPCQVAALKTFTKSGNLFTADVLCHGVPSKIIFDEYINSIAKGHKVNSYTFRDKSNGWSKYKVKININKMKSYECITRQDPFFHGFICDLYSNLSCYNCKFAAVPRTGDITMGDFWKISEDLMDERGVSVVLANNVKGLSLLHKLERQNKIKLFNKDLKDAIKGNPRIHDGFLNMRKKRSEILSKVKKEGFQYIYENYIKNTDRYIPD, from the coding sequence ATGATTAATAATGATAATATCAATAGTAAACTTCCTGCAATTAAAGTTATAGGCATAGAAAAATGTACAAGCTGTTTTGGATGTGCTAATGCTTGTAAATTTGATGCAATTGAAATAAAAATTTCTGAGGAAGGATTTTTTAAGCCAGAAATTATAGAAGATAAGTGTGTAAATTGCGGTCTTTGCTCTAAAAATTGTCCTGTTATAAGCTTTGAGTCAAATAATTTTACAAAAGAAGAAATAAAAACTTATGCTGCCTTTTCTACAAATGATACTATAAGGCTTGCAAGCTCTTCTGGTGGAATTTTTACTGAAATTGCAGAAAGCTTCATTGAAGAAAGTGGTATTGTATCTGGTGCTGCCTGGGGAGAAAATTTAACTGTAAAGCATATATGCGTAGATAATAAAAATGATCTTTCAAAGCTTAGAAGTTCAAAATATATTCAAAGCAATTTAGATACTATTTATTCAACAATTGTAGACTTAGTTGAAAATCAAGGTAAAAAAGTGTTATTTACAGGTACCCCTTGCCAAGTAGCTGCATTAAAAACTTTTACTAAAAGTGGAAATTTATTTACAGCAGATGTACTATGTCATGGTGTTCCTTCTAAAATCATATTTGATGAATACATAAATTCCATTGCTAAAGGACATAAAGTAAATTCATATACCTTTAGAGATAAAAGTAATGGCTGGTCAAAGTACAAAGTAAAAATAAATATAAATAAGATGAAGTCTTATGAATGTATTACAAGACAAGATCCATTTTTCCATGGCTTCATATGTGATCTTTATTCAAACTTATCCTGCTACAACTGCAAATTTGCAGCTGTTCCACGCACTGGTGATATAACTATGGGGGATTTCTGGAAAATATCTGAAGATTTAATGGATGAACGTGGAGTTTCCGTAGTACTTGCAAACAATGTTAAAGGCCTTTCACTTTTACATAAACTTGAAAGACAAAATAAAATTAAGCTTTTTAATAAGGATTTAAAGGATGCAATAAAAGGTAATCCCCGTATTCATGACGGTTTCTTAAATATGCGTAAAAAGAGAAGTGAAATTTTATCTAAAGTAAAAAAGGAAGGTTTTCAGTACATTTATGAAAATTACATAAAAAATACTGATAGATATATACCTGATTAA